A section of the Schistosoma haematobium chromosome ZW, whole genome shotgun sequence genome encodes:
- the CFDP2_14 gene encoding Craniofacial development protein 2 (EggNog:ENOG410VHTS), with the protein MNVIQCDAPTNDRNDDNKDQLYEKLQLITAKYLGKDLAIRMGDLNAKVSMNNKGYEDIMGRHELGERDGNGQRFAILCAFNKLVIGGTIFPHKLIHKATLVSSDYITANQIDHICISKKFRSVGDVKTRRGANIDSNHHLMVTKMKLKLKKQWTTGETVLQRFNTTFLPDTGKLNELKIALNNRFQALQDLLKEETTMKDNWKGIKEAITSTCQEVLGHNKHHHEE; encoded by the coding sequence atgaatgttatccaatgtgatgcacccaccaatgatagaaatgacgacaataaagatcaacTGTATGAGAAGCTGCAGTTGATCACAGCGAAGTACTTAGGAAAAGACCTAGCAATCcggatgggagatctaaacgccaaagtcagtATGAACAACAAGGgctatgaagatatcatgggacgacatgaactAGGAGAAAGGGACGGGAATGGTCAAAGATTTGCAattctatgtgcattcaacaaattggtcataggcggcacaatattcccacacaaactcATACATAAAGCTACTTTGGTCTCATCGGACTACATCACGgcgaaccagatagatcatatttgtatcagtaAAAAATTCAGATCAGTGGGAGACGTGaaaaccaggagaggagctaaCATAGATTCAAATCACCACCTAATGGttaccaagatgaaactgaagctaaagaagcaatggacaactggagaaacagtGTTGCAAAGATTCAATACAACCTTCCTTCCAGATACTGGCAAACTTAACGAACttaagatagctctcaacaacaggttccaagccttacaggatctactgaaagaagaaactactatgaaggacaactggaaagggatcaaagaagcaataacttcaacgtgtcaggaggttctgggccacaacaagcatcatcatgagGAGTAG
- a CDS encoding hypothetical protein (EggNog:ENOG4113CU5~COG:S), protein MEKVAAVGNTRQIYRLIKETGINKSSVSQTISEKDDTLICSQSRRLERWAEHFKGQFSWPPATLQLPTISRQPEWNIEVGPPTLVEVQKAIDNLKRGREAGPDGLATEVFKDGGPILAIRLTNILAKIWELDVIPSYWSQSLIVSIYKKGSKSSCDNHRGISLINIASKILASIIIGRLTKTRELQTRENQAGFRSDRDCIGHISIIRQVLEYRHAYQRPTMIVFLDLKAAFDSVDREVLW, encoded by the coding sequence ATGGAAAAGGTGGCGGCTGTAGGTAATACAAGACAgatctacagactaataaaagaaactggaattaataagtcaagtgtaagtcagactatttcggaaaaagacgacaccctcatctgctctcagtccagacgtttagaacgatgggcggaacattttaaggggcagttcagctggcctccagctactctacaactacccaccatttccagacagcctgaatggaacattgaagtaggtcccccgactctagttgaagttcaaaaggctatagataatctgaaacgaggaagagaagctggtccagatggattggctacagaggtctttaaggatggtggtccaattttagcgattaggttgactaatattttagctaaaatctgggagttggacgtaatcccatcttattggtcacaatcactgattgtctcAATATATAAaaaggggtcaaaatcatcctgtgataaccatagagggatcaGTTTGATtaacatagcatctaaaatactagcttcaataattatcggacgcctaactaagactcgtgaactgcaaacacgagaaaatcaggctggcttcagatctGATCGTGACTGCATCGGCCACATATCCatcattcgtcaggttctagaatacAGGCATGCTTATCAGCGTCCtacaatgatagtttttcttgacttgaaagcagcatttgactctgtagaccgagaggttctgtggtaG
- the CFDP2_14 gene encoding Craniofacial development protein 2, variant 2 (EggNog:ENOG410V57R~COG:A) translates to MDETELRPNLGRFVDIINRPVCESVTVEDLKPNGVYQPPHLTPVFFEESKKKPSIERAKLRAARFILEDTDLNESDLPKEVYFGCGSEEIFTRRKMKEKQNYEEENFTRLKITKQEKRIERSLLPKGLSDTSSRLRQMQILLQSSDEELEYKPPPTKKKKKQLKRLRRKKGRRKRN, encoded by the exons atggaTGAAACAGAGTTACGGCCCAACCTTGGTAGATTTGTG GACATAATCAATAGACCAGTATGTGAATCCGTAACGGTTGAGGATTTAAAGCCCAACGGTGTTTATCAACCACCACACTTGACCCCAGTCTTTTTCG AGGAAAGCAAGAAAAAACCGTCAATAGAACGAGCCAAGTTGAGAGCAGCTCGGTTTATTTTAGAAGACACTGATTTAAATGAATCAGATTTGCCTAAAGAAGTTTAT TTTGGATGTGGTTCCGAAGAAATTTTTACACgaagaaaaatgaaagaaaaacagaa TTATGAAGAAGAAAACTTTACTCGtttgaaaataacaaaacaagaaaaaCGAATTGAACGCTCTTTACTCCCAAAAGGTTTATCCGATACTTCCTCAAGACTGAGACAAATGCAAATACTTTTACAAAGT TCGGATGAAGAATTGGAATATAAACCGCCCCCAACAAAG aaaaagaagaaacagcTGAAGCGTTTAAGACGCAAAAAAGGACGTCGGAAAAGAAACTAG